The following proteins are encoded in a genomic region of Takifugu rubripes chromosome 21, fTakRub1.2, whole genome shotgun sequence:
- the LOC115247678 gene encoding basic salivary proline-rich protein 2-like isoform X4, whose product MQPVFCLLLLRLLSIQEIGASMKPSTERGRWDTNSGREVAGNKPQPQDASYLAKAPWNTVFYPGTQDLARPQDSLSRPQGLLRPQDSLSRPQGLLRPQDSLSRPQGLLRPQDSLSRPQGLLRPQDASYLAKAPWNTVFYPGTQDLARPQDSLSRPQDSLSRPQGPARPQDSLSRPQGPARPQDSLSRPQGLLRPQDSLSRPQGPARPQGSLIWRPDSGPHDPARPQDSQGPPRWPQGLLRPQDSLGRPQVSGPQILLHSQDSLGRPQGPSRPQDSLGRPQVSGPQGPLRPQDSLGWPQGPPRWPQGLPRPQDSLGRPQVSRSQGPARPQDSLGPRSQGPARPQDSLGPRSQGPARPQDSLGPRSQGPARPQDSLGPRSQGPARPQDSLGPRSQGPARPQDSLGRPQDSLGPRSQGPARPQDSLGRPQDSLGPRSQGPARPQDSLGPRSQGPARPQDSLGPRSHGFALPWLNASQMQIPRSHPQVPASKKIPFLRSVKGLPWHHPEQQESLHYLTSGVNTKQSHKWPKSWS is encoded by the exons ATGCAGCCTGTTTTCTG TTTGTTGCTGCTTCGGCTGTTGTCAATCCAAGAAATTGGGGCAAGCATGAAAC CTTCTACCGAACGTGGCAGGTGGGACACCAACTCTGGGCGTGAGGTGGCTGGAAATAAGCCTCAGCCCCAGGATGCCAGTTACCTGGCCAAGGCTCCCTGGAATACTGTGTTTTATCCAGGGACTCAGGACCTCGCACGTCCCCAG gattccctgaGCCGGCCCCAGGGCCTTCTacgtccccaggattccctgaGCCGGCCCCAGGGCCTTCTacgtccccaggattccctgaGCCGGCCCCAGGGCCTTCTacgtccccaggattccctgaGCCGGCCCCAGGGCCTTCTACGTCCCCAGGATGCCAGTTACCTGGCCAAGGCTCCCTGGAATACTGTGTTTTATCCAGGGACTCAGGACCTCGCACGGCCCCAGGATTCCCTGAGCCGGCCCCAGGATTCCCTGAGCCGGCCCCAGGGCCCCGCacgtccccaggattccctgaGCCGGCCCCAGGGCCCCGCacgtccccaggattccctgaGCCGGCCCCAGGGCCTTCTACGTCCCCAGGACTCCCTGAGCCGGCCCCAGGGCCCCGCACGACCTCAGGGTTCCCTGATATGGCGGCCAGACTCTGGACCCCATGATCCCGCGCGTCCCCAGGATTCCCAGGGCCCCCCGAGATGGCCCCAGGGCCTTCTacgtccccaggattccctgggccGGCCCCAAGTCTCTGGACCCCAGATCCTTCTACATTCTCAAGATTCCCTGGGCCGACCCCAGGGCCCCTCacgtccccaggattccctAGGCCGGCCCCAAGTCTCTGGACCCCAGGGCCCTCTACGTCCCCAGGACTCCCTGGGCTGGCCCCAGGGCCCCCCGAGATGGCCCCAGGGCCTTCCACGGccccaggattccctgggccGGCCCCAAGTCTCTAGATCCCAGGGCCCCGCacgtccccaggattccctgggccCCAGATCCCAGGGCCCCGCacgtccccaggattccctgggccCCAGATCCCAGGGCCCCGCacgtccccaggattccctgggccCCAGATCCCAGGGCCCCGCacgtccccaggattccctgggccCCAGATCCCAGGGCCCCGCacgtccccaggattccctgggccCCAGATCCCAGGGCCCCGCacgtccccaggattccctgggccgtccccaggattccctgggccCCAGATCCCAGGGCCCCGCacgtccccaggattccctgggccgtccccaggattccctgggccCCAG ATCCCAGGGCCCCGCacgtccccaggattccctgggccCCAGATCCCAGGGCCCCGCacgtccccaggattccctgggccCCAGATCCCATGGCTTTGCACTTCCCTGGCTTAACGCAAGTCAGATGCAGATCCCTAGGTCCCATCCCCAGGTTCCGGCAAGCAAGAAAATCCCCTTCCTCCGGTCTGTGAAGGGCCTTCCTTGGCACCATCCCGAGCAGCAGGAGTCTCTCCATTATCTCACATCTGGCGTCAACACAAAGCAGAGCCACAAATGGCCAAAGTCCTGGTCTTGA
- the LOC115247678 gene encoding basic salivary proline-rich protein 1-like isoform X2, with protein sequence MQPVFCLLLLRLLSIQEIGASMKPSTERGRWDTNSGREVAGNKPQPQDASYLAKAPWNTVFYPGTQDLARPQDSLSRPQGLLRPQDSLSRPQGLLRPQDSLSRPQGLLRPQDSLSRPQGLLRPQDASYLAKAPWNTVFYPGTQDLARPQDSLSRPQDSLSRPQGPARPQDSLSRPQGPARPQDSLSRPQGLLRPQDSLSRPQGPARPQGSLIWRPDSGPHDPARPQDSQGPPRWPQGLLRPQDSLGRPQVSGPQILLHSQDSLGRPQGPSRPQDSLGRPQVSGPQGPLRPQDSLGWPQGPPRWPQGLPRPQDSLGRPQVSRSQGPARPQDSLGPRSQGPARPQDSLGPRSQGPARPQDSLGPRSQGPARPQDSLGPRSQGPARPQDSLGPRSQGPARPQDSLGRPQDSLGPRSQGPARPQDSLGRPQDSLGPRSQGPRTSPGVPGPSPGFPGPQIPGPRTSPGFPGPSPGFPGPQIPGAPARPQDSLGPRSLGPARPQDSLGPRSLGPARPQDSLGPRSLGPARPQDSLGPRSQGPARPQDSLGPRSQGPARPQDSLGPRSHGFALPWLNASQMQIPRSHPQVPASKKIPFLRSVKGLPWHHPEQQESLHYLTSGVNTKQSHKWPKSWS encoded by the exons ATGCAGCCTGTTTTCTG TTTGTTGCTGCTTCGGCTGTTGTCAATCCAAGAAATTGGGGCAAGCATGAAAC CTTCTACCGAACGTGGCAGGTGGGACACCAACTCTGGGCGTGAGGTGGCTGGAAATAAGCCTCAGCCCCAGGATGCCAGTTACCTGGCCAAGGCTCCCTGGAATACTGTGTTTTATCCAGGGACTCAGGACCTCGCACGTCCCCAG gattccctgaGCCGGCCCCAGGGCCTTCTacgtccccaggattccctgaGCCGGCCCCAGGGCCTTCTacgtccccaggattccctgaGCCGGCCCCAGGGCCTTCTacgtccccaggattccctgaGCCGGCCCCAGGGCCTTCTACGTCCCCAGGATGCCAGTTACCTGGCCAAGGCTCCCTGGAATACTGTGTTTTATCCAGGGACTCAGGACCTCGCACGGCCCCAGGATTCCCTGAGCCGGCCCCAGGATTCCCTGAGCCGGCCCCAGGGCCCCGCacgtccccaggattccctgaGCCGGCCCCAGGGCCCCGCacgtccccaggattccctgaGCCGGCCCCAGGGCCTTCTACGTCCCCAGGACTCCCTGAGCCGGCCCCAGGGCCCCGCACGACCTCAGGGTTCCCTGATATGGCGGCCAGACTCTGGACCCCATGATCCCGCGCGTCCCCAGGATTCCCAGGGCCCCCCGAGATGGCCCCAGGGCCTTCTacgtccccaggattccctgggccGGCCCCAAGTCTCTGGACCCCAGATCCTTCTACATTCTCAAGATTCCCTGGGCCGACCCCAGGGCCCCTCacgtccccaggattccctAGGCCGGCCCCAAGTCTCTGGACCCCAGGGCCCTCTACGTCCCCAGGACTCCCTGGGCTGGCCCCAGGGCCCCCCGAGATGGCCCCAGGGCCTTCCACGGccccaggattccctgggccGGCCCCAAGTCTCTAGATCCCAGGGCCCCGCacgtccccaggattccctgggccCCAGATCCCAGGGCCCCGCacgtccccaggattccctgggccCCAGATCCCAGGGCCCCGCacgtccccaggattccctgggccCCAGATCCCAGGGCCCCGCacgtccccaggattccctgggccCCAGATCCCAGGGCCCCGCacgtccccaggattccctgggccCCAGATCCCAGGGCCCCGCacgtccccaggattccctgggccgtccccaggattccctgggccCCAGATCCCAGGGCCCCGCacgtccccaggattccctgggccgtccccaggattccctgggccCCAGATCCCAGGGCCCCCGCACGTCCCCAGGAGTCCCTGGGCcgtccccag gattccctgggccCCAGATCCCAGGGCCCCGCacgtccccaggattccctgggccgtccccag gattccctgggccCCAGATCCCTGGGGCCCCCGCacgtccccaggattccctgggccCCAGATCCCTGGGCCCCGCacgtccccaggattccctgggccCCAGATCCCTGGGCCCCGCacgtccccaggattccctgggccCCAGATCCCTGGGCCCCGCacgtccccag gattccctgggccCCAGATCCCAGGGCCCCGCacgtccccaggattccctgggccCCAGATCCCAGGGCCCCGCacgtccccaggattccctgggccCCAGATCCCATGGCTTTGCACTTCCCTGGCTTAACGCAAGTCAGATGCAGATCCCTAGGTCCCATCCCCAGGTTCCGGCAAGCAAGAAAATCCCCTTCCTCCGGTCTGTGAAGGGCCTTCCTTGGCACCATCCCGAGCAGCAGGAGTCTCTCCATTATCTCACATCTGGCGTCAACACAAAGCAGAGCCACAAATGGCCAAAGTCCTGGTCTTGA
- the LOC115247678 gene encoding basic salivary proline-rich protein 2-like isoform X7 encodes MQPVFCLLLLRLLSIQEIGASMKPSTERGRWDTNSGREVAGNKPQPQDASYLAKAPWNTVFYPGTQDLARPQDSLSRPQGLLRPQDSLSRPQGLLRPQDSLSRPQGLLRPQDSLSRPQGLLRPQDASYLAKAPWNTVFYPGTQDLARPQDSLSRPQDSLSRPQGPARPQDSLSRPQGPARPQDSLSRPQGLLRPQDSLSRPQGPARPQGSLIWRPDSGPHDPARPQDSQGPPRWPQGLLRPQDSLGRPQVSGPQILLHSQDSLGRPQGPSRPQDSLGRPQVSGPQGPLRPQDSLGWPQGPPRWPQGLPRPQDSLGRPQVSRSQGPARPQDSLGPRSQGPARPQDSLGPRSQGPARPQDSLGPRSQGPARPQDSLGPRSQGPARPQDSLGPRSQGPARPQDSLGRPQDSLGPRSQGPARPQDSLGRPQDSLGPRSQGPRTSPGVPGPSPGFPGPQIPGPRTSPGFPGPSPGFPGPQIPWLCTSLA; translated from the exons ATGCAGCCTGTTTTCTG TTTGTTGCTGCTTCGGCTGTTGTCAATCCAAGAAATTGGGGCAAGCATGAAAC CTTCTACCGAACGTGGCAGGTGGGACACCAACTCTGGGCGTGAGGTGGCTGGAAATAAGCCTCAGCCCCAGGATGCCAGTTACCTGGCCAAGGCTCCCTGGAATACTGTGTTTTATCCAGGGACTCAGGACCTCGCACGTCCCCAG gattccctgaGCCGGCCCCAGGGCCTTCTacgtccccaggattccctgaGCCGGCCCCAGGGCCTTCTacgtccccaggattccctgaGCCGGCCCCAGGGCCTTCTacgtccccaggattccctgaGCCGGCCCCAGGGCCTTCTACGTCCCCAGGATGCCAGTTACCTGGCCAAGGCTCCCTGGAATACTGTGTTTTATCCAGGGACTCAGGACCTCGCACGGCCCCAGGATTCCCTGAGCCGGCCCCAGGATTCCCTGAGCCGGCCCCAGGGCCCCGCacgtccccaggattccctgaGCCGGCCCCAGGGCCCCGCacgtccccaggattccctgaGCCGGCCCCAGGGCCTTCTACGTCCCCAGGACTCCCTGAGCCGGCCCCAGGGCCCCGCACGACCTCAGGGTTCCCTGATATGGCGGCCAGACTCTGGACCCCATGATCCCGCGCGTCCCCAGGATTCCCAGGGCCCCCCGAGATGGCCCCAGGGCCTTCTacgtccccaggattccctgggccGGCCCCAAGTCTCTGGACCCCAGATCCTTCTACATTCTCAAGATTCCCTGGGCCGACCCCAGGGCCCCTCacgtccccaggattccctAGGCCGGCCCCAAGTCTCTGGACCCCAGGGCCCTCTACGTCCCCAGGACTCCCTGGGCTGGCCCCAGGGCCCCCCGAGATGGCCCCAGGGCCTTCCACGGccccaggattccctgggccGGCCCCAAGTCTCTAGATCCCAGGGCCCCGCacgtccccaggattccctgggccCCAGATCCCAGGGCCCCGCacgtccccaggattccctgggccCCAGATCCCAGGGCCCCGCacgtccccaggattccctgggccCCAGATCCCAGGGCCCCGCacgtccccaggattccctgggccCCAGATCCCAGGGCCCCGCacgtccccaggattccctgggccCCAGATCCCAGGGCCCCGCacgtccccaggattccctgggccgtccccaggattccctgggccCCAGATCCCAGGGCCCCGCacgtccccaggattccctgggccgtccccaggattccctgggccCCAGATCCCAGGGCCCCCGCACGTCCCCAGGAGTCCCTGGGCcgtccccag gattccctgggccCCAGATCCCAGGGCCCCGCacgtccccaggattccctgggccgtccccag gattccctgggccCCAGATCCCATGGCTTTGCACTTCCCTGGCTTAA
- the LOC115247678 gene encoding basic salivary proline-rich protein 1-like isoform X1 → MQPVFCLLLLRLLSIQEIGASMKPSTERGRWDTNSGREVAGNKPQPQDASYLAKAPWNTVFYPGTQDLARPQDSLSRPQGLLRPQDSLSRPQGLLRPQDSLSRPQGLLRPQDSLSRPQGLLRPQDASYLAKAPWNTVFYPGTQDLARPQDSLSRPQDSLSRPQGPARPQDSLSRPQGPARPQDSLSRPQGLLRPQDSLSRPQGPARPQGSLIWRPDSGPHDPARPQDSQGPPRWPQGLLRPQDSLGRPQVSGPQILLHSQDSLGRPQGPSRPQDSLGRPQVSGPQGPLRPQDSLGWPQGPPRWPQGLPRPQDSLGRPQVSRSQGPARPQDSLGPRSQGPARPQDSLGPRSQGPARPQDSLGPRSQGPARPQDSLGPRSQGPARPQDSLGPRSQGPARPQDSLGRPQDSLGPRSQGPARPQDSLGRPQDSLGPRSQGPRTSPGVPGPSPGFPGPQIPGPRTSPGFPGPSPGFPGPQIPGAPARPQDSLGPRSLGPARPQDSLGPRSLGPARPQDSLGPRSLGPARPQDSLGRPQDSLGPRSQGPARPQDSLGPRSQGPARPQDSLGPRSHGFALPWLNASQMQIPRSHPQVPASKKIPFLRSVKGLPWHHPEQQESLHYLTSGVNTKQSHKWPKSWS, encoded by the exons ATGCAGCCTGTTTTCTG TTTGTTGCTGCTTCGGCTGTTGTCAATCCAAGAAATTGGGGCAAGCATGAAAC CTTCTACCGAACGTGGCAGGTGGGACACCAACTCTGGGCGTGAGGTGGCTGGAAATAAGCCTCAGCCCCAGGATGCCAGTTACCTGGCCAAGGCTCCCTGGAATACTGTGTTTTATCCAGGGACTCAGGACCTCGCACGTCCCCAG gattccctgaGCCGGCCCCAGGGCCTTCTacgtccccaggattccctgaGCCGGCCCCAGGGCCTTCTacgtccccaggattccctgaGCCGGCCCCAGGGCCTTCTacgtccccaggattccctgaGCCGGCCCCAGGGCCTTCTACGTCCCCAGGATGCCAGTTACCTGGCCAAGGCTCCCTGGAATACTGTGTTTTATCCAGGGACTCAGGACCTCGCACGGCCCCAGGATTCCCTGAGCCGGCCCCAGGATTCCCTGAGCCGGCCCCAGGGCCCCGCacgtccccaggattccctgaGCCGGCCCCAGGGCCCCGCacgtccccaggattccctgaGCCGGCCCCAGGGCCTTCTACGTCCCCAGGACTCCCTGAGCCGGCCCCAGGGCCCCGCACGACCTCAGGGTTCCCTGATATGGCGGCCAGACTCTGGACCCCATGATCCCGCGCGTCCCCAGGATTCCCAGGGCCCCCCGAGATGGCCCCAGGGCCTTCTacgtccccaggattccctgggccGGCCCCAAGTCTCTGGACCCCAGATCCTTCTACATTCTCAAGATTCCCTGGGCCGACCCCAGGGCCCCTCacgtccccaggattccctAGGCCGGCCCCAAGTCTCTGGACCCCAGGGCCCTCTACGTCCCCAGGACTCCCTGGGCTGGCCCCAGGGCCCCCCGAGATGGCCCCAGGGCCTTCCACGGccccaggattccctgggccGGCCCCAAGTCTCTAGATCCCAGGGCCCCGCacgtccccaggattccctgggccCCAGATCCCAGGGCCCCGCacgtccccaggattccctgggccCCAGATCCCAGGGCCCCGCacgtccccaggattccctgggccCCAGATCCCAGGGCCCCGCacgtccccaggattccctgggccCCAGATCCCAGGGCCCCGCacgtccccaggattccctgggccCCAGATCCCAGGGCCCCGCacgtccccaggattccctgggccgtccccaggattccctgggccCCAGATCCCAGGGCCCCGCacgtccccaggattccctgggccgtccccaggattccctgggccCCAGATCCCAGGGCCCCCGCACGTCCCCAGGAGTCCCTGGGCcgtccccag gattccctgggccCCAGATCCCAGGGCCCCGCacgtccccaggattccctgggccgtccccag gattccctgggccCCAGATCCCTGGGGCCCCCGCacgtccccaggattccctgggccCCAGATCCCTGGGCCCCGCacgtccccaggattccctgggccCCAGATCCCTGGGCCCCGCacgtccccaggattccctgggccCCAGATCCCTGGGCCCCGCacgtccccaggattcc CTGGGCcgtccccaggattccctgggccCCAGATCCCAGGGCCCCGCacgtccccaggattccctgggccCCAGATCCCAGGGCCCCGCacgtccccaggattccctgggccCCAGATCCCATGGCTTTGCACTTCCCTGGCTTAACGCAAGTCAGATGCAGATCCCTAGGTCCCATCCCCAGGTTCCGGCAAGCAAGAAAATCCCCTTCCTCCGGTCTGTGAAGGGCCTTCCTTGGCACCATCCCGAGCAGCAGGAGTCTCTCCATTATCTCACATCTGGCGTCAACACAAAGCAGAGCCACAAATGGCCAAAGTCCTGGTCTTGA
- the LOC115247678 gene encoding basic salivary proline-rich protein 1-like isoform X6, producing MQPVFCLLLLRLLSIQEIGASMKPSTERGRWDTNSGREVAGNKPQPQDASYLAKAPWNTVFYPGTQDLARPQDSLSRPQGLLRPQDSLSRPQGLLRPQDSLSRPQGLLRPQDSLSRPQGLLRPQDASYLAKAPWNTVFYPGTQDLARPQDSLSRPQDSLSRPQGPARPQDSLSRPQGPARPQDSLSRPQGLLRPQDSLSRPQGPARPQGSLIWRPDSGPHDPARPQDSQGPPRWPQGLLRPQDSLGRPQVSGPQILLHSQDSLGRPQGPSRPQDSLGRPQVSGPQGPLRPQDSLGWPQGPPRWPQGLPRPQDSLGRPQVSRSQGPARPQDSLGPRSQGPARPQDSLGPRSQGPARPQDSLGPRSQGPARPQDSLGPRSQGPARPQDSLGPRSQGPARPQDSLGRPQDSLGPRSQGPARPQDSLGRPQDSLGPRSQGPRTSPGVPGPSPGFPGPQIPGPRTSPGFPGPQIPGPRTSPGFPGPQIPGPRTSPGFPGPQIPWLCTSLA from the exons ATGCAGCCTGTTTTCTG TTTGTTGCTGCTTCGGCTGTTGTCAATCCAAGAAATTGGGGCAAGCATGAAAC CTTCTACCGAACGTGGCAGGTGGGACACCAACTCTGGGCGTGAGGTGGCTGGAAATAAGCCTCAGCCCCAGGATGCCAGTTACCTGGCCAAGGCTCCCTGGAATACTGTGTTTTATCCAGGGACTCAGGACCTCGCACGTCCCCAG gattccctgaGCCGGCCCCAGGGCCTTCTacgtccccaggattccctgaGCCGGCCCCAGGGCCTTCTacgtccccaggattccctgaGCCGGCCCCAGGGCCTTCTacgtccccaggattccctgaGCCGGCCCCAGGGCCTTCTACGTCCCCAGGATGCCAGTTACCTGGCCAAGGCTCCCTGGAATACTGTGTTTTATCCAGGGACTCAGGACCTCGCACGGCCCCAGGATTCCCTGAGCCGGCCCCAGGATTCCCTGAGCCGGCCCCAGGGCCCCGCacgtccccaggattccctgaGCCGGCCCCAGGGCCCCGCacgtccccaggattccctgaGCCGGCCCCAGGGCCTTCTACGTCCCCAGGACTCCCTGAGCCGGCCCCAGGGCCCCGCACGACCTCAGGGTTCCCTGATATGGCGGCCAGACTCTGGACCCCATGATCCCGCGCGTCCCCAGGATTCCCAGGGCCCCCCGAGATGGCCCCAGGGCCTTCTacgtccccaggattccctgggccGGCCCCAAGTCTCTGGACCCCAGATCCTTCTACATTCTCAAGATTCCCTGGGCCGACCCCAGGGCCCCTCacgtccccaggattccctAGGCCGGCCCCAAGTCTCTGGACCCCAGGGCCCTCTACGTCCCCAGGACTCCCTGGGCTGGCCCCAGGGCCCCCCGAGATGGCCCCAGGGCCTTCCACGGccccaggattccctgggccGGCCCCAAGTCTCTAGATCCCAGGGCCCCGCacgtccccaggattccctgggccCCAGATCCCAGGGCCCCGCacgtccccaggattccctgggccCCAGATCCCAGGGCCCCGCacgtccccaggattccctgggccCCAGATCCCAGGGCCCCGCacgtccccaggattccctgggccCCAGATCCCAGGGCCCCGCacgtccccaggattccctgggccCCAGATCCCAGGGCCCCGCacgtccccaggattccctgggccgtccccaggattccctgggccCCAGATCCCAGGGCCCCGCacgtccccaggattccctgggccgtccccaggattccctgggccCCAGATCCCAGGGCCCCCGCACGTCCCCAGGAGTCCCTGGGCcgtccccag gattccctgggccCCAGATCCCAGGGCCCCGCacgtccccag gattccctgggccCCAGATCCCAGGGCCCCGCacgtccccaggattccctgggccCCAGATCCCAGGGCCCCGCacgtccccaggattccctgggccCCAGATCCCATGGCTTTGCACTTCCCTGGCTTAA
- the LOC115247678 gene encoding basic salivary proline-rich protein 1-like isoform X3, translated as MQPVFCLLLLRLLSIQEIGASMKPSTERGRWDTNSGREVAGNKPQPQDASYLAKAPWNTVFYPGTQDLARPQDSLSRPQGLLRPQDSLSRPQGLLRPQDSLSRPQGLLRPQDSLSRPQGLLRPQDASYLAKAPWNTVFYPGTQDLARPQDSLSRPQDSLSRPQGPARPQDSLSRPQGPARPQDSLSRPQGLLRPQDSLSRPQGPARPQGSLIWRPDSGPHDPARPQDSQGPPRWPQGLLRPQDSLGRPQVSGPQILLHSQDSLGRPQGPSRPQDSLGRPQVSGPQGPLRPQDSLGWPQGPPRWPQGLPRPQDSLGRPQVSRSQGPARPQDSLGPRSQGPARPQDSLGPRSQGPARPQDSLGPRSQGPARPQDSLGPRSQGPARPQDSLGPRSQGPARPQDSLGRPQDSLGPRSQGPARPQDSLGRPQDSLGPRSLGPARPQDSLAVPRIPWAPDPRAPHVPRIPWAVPRIPWAPDPWGPRTSPGFPGPQIPGPRTSPGFPGPQIPGPRTSPGFPGPQIPGPRTSPGFPGPQIPGPRTSPGFPGPQIPGPRTSPGFPGPQIPWLCTSLA; from the exons ATGCAGCCTGTTTTCTG TTTGTTGCTGCTTCGGCTGTTGTCAATCCAAGAAATTGGGGCAAGCATGAAAC CTTCTACCGAACGTGGCAGGTGGGACACCAACTCTGGGCGTGAGGTGGCTGGAAATAAGCCTCAGCCCCAGGATGCCAGTTACCTGGCCAAGGCTCCCTGGAATACTGTGTTTTATCCAGGGACTCAGGACCTCGCACGTCCCCAG gattccctgaGCCGGCCCCAGGGCCTTCTacgtccccaggattccctgaGCCGGCCCCAGGGCCTTCTacgtccccaggattccctgaGCCGGCCCCAGGGCCTTCTacgtccccaggattccctgaGCCGGCCCCAGGGCCTTCTACGTCCCCAGGATGCCAGTTACCTGGCCAAGGCTCCCTGGAATACTGTGTTTTATCCAGGGACTCAGGACCTCGCACGGCCCCAGGATTCCCTGAGCCGGCCCCAGGATTCCCTGAGCCGGCCCCAGGGCCCCGCacgtccccaggattccctgaGCCGGCCCCAGGGCCCCGCacgtccccaggattccctgaGCCGGCCCCAGGGCCTTCTACGTCCCCAGGACTCCCTGAGCCGGCCCCAGGGCCCCGCACGACCTCAGGGTTCCCTGATATGGCGGCCAGACTCTGGACCCCATGATCCCGCGCGTCCCCAGGATTCCCAGGGCCCCCCGAGATGGCCCCAGGGCCTTCTacgtccccaggattccctgggccGGCCCCAAGTCTCTGGACCCCAGATCCTTCTACATTCTCAAGATTCCCTGGGCCGACCCCAGGGCCCCTCacgtccccaggattccctAGGCCGGCCCCAAGTCTCTGGACCCCAGGGCCCTCTACGTCCCCAGGACTCCCTGGGCTGGCCCCAGGGCCCCCCGAGATGGCCCCAGGGCCTTCCACGGccccaggattccctgggccGGCCCCAAGTCTCTAGATCCCAGGGCCCCGCacgtccccaggattccctgggccCCAGATCCCAGGGCCCCGCacgtccccaggattccctgggccCCAGATCCCAGGGCCCCGCacgtccccaggattccctgggccCCAGATCCCAGGGCCCCGCacgtccccaggattccctgggccCCAGATCCCAGGGCCCCGCacgtccccaggattccctgggccCCAGATCCCAGGGCCCCGCacgtccccaggattccctgggccgtccccaggattccctgggccCCAGATCCCAGGGCCCCGCacgtccccaggattccctgggccgtccccaggattccctgggccCCAGA tccctgggccccgcacgtccccaggattccctggccgtccccaggattccctgggccCCAGATCCCAGGGCCCCGCacgtccccaggattccctgggccgtccccag gattccctgggccCCAGATCCCTGGGGCCCCCGCacgtccccaggattccctgggccCCAGATCCCTGGGCCCCGCacgtccccaggattccctgggccCCAGATCCCTGGGCCCCGCacgtccccaggattccctgggccCCAGATCCCTGGGCCCCGCacgtccccag gattccctgggccCCAGATCCCAGGGCCCCGCacgtccccaggattccctgggccCCAGATCCCAGGGCCCCGCacgtccccaggattccctgggccCCAGATCCCATGGCTTTGCACTTCCCTGGCTTAA